A genomic stretch from Hymenobacter psoromatis includes:
- a CDS encoding aspartate kinase (catalyzes the formation of 4-phospho-L-aspartate from L-aspartate and ATP): protein MLTVEKIGGTSMTAFADVLQNIIFHHRQGEELYNRIFVVSAYANVTNWLLENKKTGAPGVYHRITQHQEFRMALQGVADQLKELNKNYAPLGLDLAAADAFIQQRIDQAQAYLASLTNVLASGYVNGPNILQAAREILASIGEAHSAFNAVNILQNRGVGATLVDLSGFDDARPLTIDERIRDAFAHIDFAQTICIATGYCKGTEGIMREFDRGYSEVTFSKIAVAVKPQEAIIHKEYHLCSADPMLVGVDQCHPVGFTNYDVADQLADVGMEAIHPKASKPLEINAIDLRIKNTFEPDHPGTLITRDYVAANKHVEVITGTDKVVIIDIYDPLMVGAAGFDLQLMQAFFDLGVSYIFKATSANSISLVIWQKDLKSELVPTLEARYEKVTVEQACMVCLIGSNIDQPGLLARAAGALAEAGVNIRSAGFALRKVNIQFILAREDYKSAIVALNKALG from the coding sequence ATGCTCACAGTAGAAAAAATCGGCGGCACTTCCATGACCGCCTTCGCCGATGTTCTCCAGAACATCATCTTCCACCACCGCCAGGGCGAAGAATTATACAACCGCATCTTCGTCGTTTCGGCCTACGCCAACGTCACCAACTGGCTGCTGGAGAACAAGAAAACCGGCGCGCCCGGCGTGTACCACCGCATCACGCAGCACCAGGAGTTTCGGATGGCGCTGCAAGGAGTGGCCGACCAGCTCAAGGAGCTGAATAAAAACTACGCCCCGCTGGGCCTCGACCTGGCCGCAGCCGACGCCTTCATTCAGCAGCGCATCGACCAAGCGCAGGCTTACCTGGCCAGCCTCACCAACGTGCTGGCCTCGGGCTACGTCAACGGCCCCAATATCCTGCAGGCGGCCCGCGAAATCCTGGCCAGCATCGGCGAGGCGCACTCGGCCTTCAACGCGGTCAACATCCTGCAAAACCGGGGGGTAGGGGCCACGCTCGTGGACCTCAGCGGCTTCGACGATGCCCGGCCGCTCACCATCGACGAGCGCATCCGGGATGCCTTCGCCCACATCGATTTTGCCCAAACCATCTGCATTGCCACCGGCTACTGCAAGGGTACCGAGGGCATTATGCGCGAGTTCGACCGTGGCTATTCGGAGGTGACGTTCAGCAAGATAGCCGTGGCCGTGAAGCCGCAGGAGGCCATTATTCACAAGGAATATCACCTCTGCTCAGCCGACCCCATGCTGGTGGGCGTGGACCAGTGCCACCCGGTGGGCTTTACCAACTACGACGTGGCCGACCAGCTCGCCGACGTGGGCATGGAGGCCATTCACCCCAAAGCCTCGAAGCCGCTGGAAATCAACGCCATCGACCTGCGCATCAAAAATACTTTCGAACCCGACCACCCCGGCACCCTCATCACCCGCGACTACGTGGCCGCCAACAAGCACGTCGAAGTCATCACCGGCACCGATAAAGTGGTGATAATCGACATCTACGACCCGCTGATGGTGGGCGCGGCCGGCTTCGACCTGCAGCTCATGCAGGCGTTTTTTGACCTCGGCGTGAGCTATATTTTCAAAGCCACCAGCGCCAACAGCATCTCGCTGGTTATCTGGCAAAAAGACCTCAAATCCGAATTGGTACCCACGCTCGAAGCCCGGTACGAGAAAGTGACCGTGGAGCAGGCGTGCATGGTGTGCCTCATCGGCTCCAACATCGACCAGCCCGGCCTGCTGGCCCGTGCCGCCGGCGCGCTGGCCGAGGCGGGCGTCAACATTCGCAGCGCGGGCTTCGCGCTGCGCAAGGTGAATATTCAGTTTATCCTGGCTCGCGAGGATTACAAAAGTGCCATCGTCGCGTTGAATAAGGCGCTGGGATAA
- a CDS encoding LmbE family protein, whose translation MSHTFRAARLLLAFLLVNCSWILVKAQAPKTYSSSEILQGLKKLDVLGSVMYIAAHPDDENTRLLAYLANGRHLETSYLSLTRGDGGQNLIGPELREQLGVIRTQELLAARRLDGAHQFFTRANDFGFSKTSAEALSIWDHEQVLSDVVWVIRQQRPDVLITRFPPDARAGHGHHQASAILAAEAFDAAGDPKRFPEQLKFVQAWQPKRLYWNTGSFFVKPGENMDGYLKLDAGGYNPLLGQSYGEIAAHSRSQHRSQGFGSAAQRGEAIEYFQFVKGTPAKTDLFEGIDQTWNRVPGGAGVGKLVGEVIKKYDAANPSASVAGLLGVKNALEKLLSAAYGKDAGLPINKPKADKEFWLSEKDDELEVLINAALGLYVEATTSVATVAAGQPIEVTYEVINRSGIAGQLKNIESSPKAIGGDTIFRTPLELSKTLRITKRQLIPLFVQETQPYWLREKGTIGMYTVPEKSPIGVHSQSESIVRSYTRAEYKTFRQSLEVKPNDFLELQFLIGLPQNPIPIEAYLGLSFEENKYYVRLRVPVQYKHTDPTLGELYQPLVVVPPVLVNIPAARAYVFADQQPKAVPVTLRAGAAGVAGALALQVPAGWQAEPAAVPFDLKNKDEEQTITFTLRPLAGAAEGKTELHAVATVGGVAYSRGIHQIAYPHIPTQTLFPEATAPLVRLHVARGHTQTIGYLMGAGDEMPEALRQLGYTVTLLDPATDLTPERLAKYDAVVLGVRAYNVLDRLKTQQPALLQYVENGGTMLVQYVVNRGVVLPQIGPYPLTLSSNRITVENTPVTFLKPTVPVLTEPNKLTPQDFDQGWVQEQGLYYPSSWDAHYQPVIASHDPGEADQQSAILVAPYGKGRYIYTGLSLFRELPAGVPGAFRILANLVESNGK comes from the coding sequence ATGTCCCACACGTTCCGCGCCGCCCGCCTGCTCCTGGCATTTCTACTTGTTAACTGTTCCTGGATACTCGTCAAGGCTCAGGCACCCAAAACCTACTCTTCTTCAGAAATTCTGCAAGGGTTGAAAAAACTCGACGTGCTAGGCTCGGTGATGTACATCGCCGCCCACCCCGACGATGAGAACACCCGCCTGCTGGCCTACCTGGCCAACGGCCGCCACCTCGAAACGAGTTACCTCAGCCTCACCCGCGGCGACGGCGGCCAAAACCTCATCGGCCCCGAACTGCGCGAGCAGCTCGGCGTTATCCGCACCCAGGAACTGCTGGCGGCCCGCCGCCTCGACGGGGCGCACCAGTTTTTTACCCGCGCCAACGACTTCGGCTTCAGCAAAACGTCGGCCGAGGCGCTCAGCATCTGGGACCACGAGCAGGTGCTTTCGGATGTGGTGTGGGTTATCCGCCAGCAGCGGCCCGACGTGCTCATCACCCGCTTCCCGCCCGATGCCCGCGCCGGCCACGGCCACCACCAGGCCAGCGCCATCCTGGCCGCCGAAGCCTTCGACGCCGCCGGCGACCCCAAGCGCTTCCCCGAGCAGCTGAAATTTGTGCAGGCCTGGCAGCCCAAGCGCCTCTACTGGAACACCGGCAGCTTCTTCGTGAAGCCCGGCGAAAATATGGACGGCTACCTCAAGCTCGACGCCGGCGGCTACAACCCGCTGCTAGGGCAGAGCTACGGCGAAATCGCGGCCCACTCGCGCTCGCAGCACCGCAGCCAGGGCTTCGGCTCGGCCGCCCAGCGCGGCGAGGCCATCGAGTACTTCCAGTTCGTAAAAGGCACGCCCGCCAAAACCGATTTATTCGAAGGCATCGACCAAACCTGGAACCGCGTGCCCGGCGGCGCGGGGGTAGGGAAATTGGTGGGGGAAGTGATTAAGAAATATGACGCGGCGAATCCGAGCGCGAGCGTGGCGGGGTTGCTGGGGGTGAAAAATGCTCTTGAAAAGTTACTCTCCGCCGCTTATGGGAAAGATGCTGGCCTGCCAATCAATAAGCCTAAAGCCGATAAGGAGTTTTGGCTATCAGAGAAGGATGATGAGTTAGAGGTATTAATAAACGCAGCACTGGGGCTTTATGTGGAAGCAACAACCAGCGTTGCAACAGTGGCGGCAGGGCAGCCTATCGAAGTGACTTATGAAGTGATAAATCGTTCGGGTATAGCTGGTCAATTGAAGAATATTGAAAGCTCTCCTAAAGCCATTGGTGGGGACACAATTTTTCGCACACCTCTCGAACTAAGTAAAACCTTGCGCATAACCAAGCGCCAGCTTATCCCGCTTTTTGTGCAGGAAACTCAGCCTTACTGGTTGCGTGAGAAAGGAACGATTGGGATGTACACTGTTCCAGAAAAATCTCCCATAGGTGTTCATTCACAGTCGGAGAGTATCGTGAGGTCATACACCCGCGCAGAATACAAGACATTTAGACAATCACTAGAAGTTAAACCTAATGACTTTCTAGAGCTTCAATTCTTAATTGGTTTGCCTCAAAATCCGATACCAATCGAAGCGTATTTAGGGTTGAGTTTTGAAGAGAATAAGTATTACGTGAGGCTGCGTGTCCCCGTCCAATACAAGCACACCGACCCCACCCTCGGCGAGCTATACCAGCCGCTGGTGGTGGTGCCGCCGGTGCTGGTGAATATTCCCGCCGCCCGCGCCTACGTCTTTGCCGACCAGCAGCCGAAGGCCGTGCCCGTGACGCTGCGGGCGGGGGCGGCCGGCGTAGCAGGCGCGTTGGCCTTGCAGGTGCCCGCCGGCTGGCAGGCCGAGCCGGCCGCGGTGCCCTTCGATTTAAAGAATAAGGACGAGGAGCAGACCATCACCTTCACGCTGCGCCCGCTGGCCGGCGCGGCCGAGGGCAAAACGGAGCTGCACGCCGTGGCCACCGTGGGCGGCGTGGCGTATAGCCGCGGCATCCACCAGATTGCCTACCCCCACATTCCGACCCAGACGCTGTTTCCCGAGGCCACGGCCCCGCTGGTGCGCCTGCACGTGGCGCGCGGCCACACCCAAACCATCGGCTACCTGATGGGGGCCGGCGACGAGATGCCCGAGGCCCTGCGCCAGCTCGGCTACACCGTGACCCTGCTCGACCCCGCCACCGACCTCACCCCCGAGCGCCTGGCGAAGTATGACGCCGTAGTGCTCGGCGTGCGCGCCTACAACGTGCTCGACCGCCTCAAAACCCAGCAGCCCGCCCTGCTCCAATACGTCGAAAACGGCGGCACCATGCTGGTGCAATACGTGGTGAACCGCGGTGTGGTGCTGCCCCAAATAGGTCCCTACCCCCTCACGCTCTCCAGCAACCGCATCACCGTCGAAAACACGCCCGTTACCTTCCTCAAGCCCACGGTGCCCGTCCTCACCGAGCCCAACAAGCTCACCCCGCAGGACTTCGACCAGGGCTGGGTGCAGGAGCAGGGCCTCTACTACCCCTCCAGCTGGGACGCACACTACCAGCCCGTTATCGCCAGCCACGACCCCGGCGAGGCCGACCAGCAGAGCGCCATCCTGGTGGCGCCCTACGGCAAGGGTCGCTACATCTACACCGGCCTGTCGCTGTTCAGGGAGCTGCCGGCCGGCGTGCCCGGCGCGTTCCGCATCTTGGCTAATCTGGTAGAGTCGAACGGGAAGTAG